From a region of the Sporosarcina ureilytica genome:
- a CDS encoding ketopantoate reductase family protein, with the protein MRILVLGAGAIGGYYGGRLVEKGEDVTFLVRRKRKEHLERNGLSIQSFFGDFSFQPKCISTDEEAAPFDLVLFSTKAYHLEDAMNDLKPYVGEHTVILPLLNGVAHFNRLKEVFGVEKVVGGLCFIETTLNHQGNIEQTSAIDRLVYGEFDQKDTERIREIEYVFSGTKATFSLSDSIEQEIWQKYLFITVMSGCTSLMRAPIGPIRESTGGELFIKQLFEEVKMIIKKHGGPLKEDVVAKQLEMIRLANGDMKSSMQRDMEKGLPIEGEHLQGFLLDLAKNYQLNTPILQTVYQNLVVYETMLGQGK; encoded by the coding sequence ATGCGCATTCTAGTGCTTGGAGCAGGAGCGATTGGTGGGTATTACGGCGGTCGATTAGTTGAGAAAGGAGAAGACGTTACTTTTCTCGTTCGTCGAAAAAGAAAAGAACATTTGGAGAGAAATGGATTAAGTATCCAAAGTTTTTTTGGTGACTTTTCATTTCAACCTAAATGTATCTCAACTGATGAAGAGGCTGCGCCATTTGATTTAGTTTTGTTTTCGACAAAAGCTTATCATTTGGAAGATGCGATGAACGACTTGAAGCCTTATGTCGGAGAACATACTGTGATTTTGCCACTCTTAAATGGGGTCGCTCACTTTAATAGGCTCAAAGAGGTGTTTGGTGTTGAAAAAGTCGTTGGTGGATTATGCTTTATTGAAACGACACTAAATCATCAAGGGAATATTGAACAAACAAGCGCAATTGACCGTTTAGTGTATGGGGAATTTGACCAGAAAGATACAGAGAGGATCCGTGAAATTGAATATGTGTTTTCTGGCACAAAGGCAACATTTTCATTAAGTGATTCTATTGAACAGGAGATTTGGCAGAAGTATTTATTCATTACAGTTATGTCGGGCTGCACTTCGTTAATGAGGGCGCCGATTGGTCCCATTCGAGAAAGTACTGGGGGCGAATTGTTCATAAAACAATTATTTGAAGAAGTTAAAATGATTATAAAAAAACATGGTGGACCGCTAAAAGAAGACGTTGTCGCGAAGCAACTTGAAATGATACGCCTAGCTAATGGTGACATGAAATCATCGATGCAACGAGATATGGAGAAGGGCTTACCGATTGAAGGTGAGCATTTACAAGGGTTTTTATTAGATTTAGCAAAGAACTATCAACTGAATACCCCAATTCTTCAAACGGTATATCAAAATTTAGTTGTCTACGAAACGATGTTAGGACAGGGTAAATAG